The Bos javanicus breed banteng chromosome 11, ARS-OSU_banteng_1.0, whole genome shotgun sequence genome includes a window with the following:
- the SIX3 gene encoding homeobox protein SIX3 — translation MNIYPPLLPAPGFPYLSTGQSMVFRSPLDLYSSHFLLPNFADSHHRSLLLASSGGGNGSGGGGGGSDGNGVGGGGAGGAGGGGGGGSRAPPEELSMFQLPTLNFSPEQVASVCETLEETGDIERLGRFLWSLPVAPGACEAINKHESILRARAVVAFHTGNFRDLYHILENHKFTKESHGKLQAMWLEAHYQEAEKLRGRPLGPVDKYRVRKKFPLPRTIWDGEQKTHCFKERTRSLLREWYLQDPYPNPSKKRELAQATGLTPTQVGNWFKNRRQRDRAAAAKNRLQHQAIGPSGMRSLAEPGCPTHGSAESPSTAASPTTSVSSLTERADTGTSILSVTSSDSECDV, via the exons ATGAATATTTATCCGCCGCTGCTTCCTGCTCCCGGCTTCCCTTACCTTTCCACAG gTCAGTCCATGGTATTCCGCTCCCCCCTAGACCTCTATTCCTCCCACTTCTTGTTGCCAAACTTCGCCGATTCTCACCACCGCTCCCTACTTCTGGCGAGTAGCGGCGGCGGGAACGGctcgggaggcggcggcggcggcagcgacGGGAACGGTGTGGGAGGCGGCGGTGCTGGCGGagcgggaggcggcggcggcggcggctccagGGCCCCCCCGGAAGAGTTGTCCATGTTCCAGCTGCCCACCCTCAACTTCTCGCCGGAGCAGGTGGCCAGCGTCTGCGAGACGCTGGAGGAGACGGGCGACATCGAGCGGCTGGGCCGCTTCCTCTGGTCGCTGCCCGTGGCCCCCGGGGCGTGCGAGGCCATCAACAAGCACGAGTCGATCCTGCGCGCGCGCGCCGTGGTCGCTTTCCACACGGGCAACTTCCGCGACCTTTACCACATCCTGGAGAACCACAAGTTCACCAAGGAGTCTCACGGCAAGCTGCAGGCCATGTGGCTCGAGGCGCACTACCAGGAGGCCGAGAAGCTGCGCGGCCGCCCGCTCGGCCCGGTGGACAAGTACCGCGTGCGCAAGAAGTTCCCGCTGCCGCGCACCATCTGGGACGGCGAGCAGAAGACGCATTGCTTCAAGGAGCGGACTCGGAGCCTGCTGCGGGAGTGGTACCTGCAGGACCCCTACCCCAACCCCAGCAAGAAACGCGAACTGGCGCAGGCCACCGGCCTCACTCCCACACAAGTAGGCAACTGGTTTAAGAACCGGAGACAGCGCGACCGCGCCGCGGCGGCCAAGAACAG GCTCCAGCACCAGGCCATTGGACCGAGCGGCATGCGCTCGCTGGCCGAGCCCGGATGCCCCACGCACGGCTCAGCAGAGTCGCCGTCCACAGCGGCCAGCCCCACCACCAGCGTGTCGAGCCTGACGGAGCGCGCGGACACCGGCACCTCCATCCTCTCGGTAACCTCCAGCGACTCGGAATGTGATGTATGA